From a single Melospiza georgiana isolate bMelGeo1 chromosome 5, bMelGeo1.pri, whole genome shotgun sequence genomic region:
- the GUCY1B1 gene encoding guanylate cyclase soluble subunit beta-1, whose protein sequence is MYGFVNHALELLVIRNYGPAVWEDIKKEAQLDEEGQFLVRIIYDDSKTYDLVAAASKVLNLNAGEILQMFGKMFFVFCQESGYDTILRVLGSNVREFLQNLDALHDHLATIYPGMRAPSFRCTDAEKGKGLILHYYSEREGLQDIVIGIIKTVAQQIHGTEIDMKVIQQRNEECDHIQFLIEEKESKEEDYYEDLDRFEENGTQESRISPYTFCKAFPFHIIFDRDLVVTQCGNAIYRVLPQLQPGNCSLLSVFSLVRPHIDISFHGILSHINTVFVLRTKEGLLDVEKLECEDELTGTEISCLRLKGQMIYLPEADSILFLCSPSVMNLDDLTRRGLYLSDIPLHDATRDLVLLGEQFREEYKLTQELEILTDRLQHTLRALEDEKKKTDTLLYSVLPPSVANELRHKRPVPAKRYDNVTILFSGIVGFNAFCSKHASGEGAMKIVNLLNDLYTRFDILTDSRRNPFVYKVETVGDKYMTVSGLPEPCMHHARSICHLALDMMEIAGQVQVDGEPVQITIGIHTGEVVTGVIGQRMPRYCLFGNTVNLTSRTETTGEKGKINVSEYTYRCLMTPENSDPQFHLEYRGPVSMKGKKEPMQVWFLSRKSTETEETKQDAF, encoded by the exons gaaggAGGCGCAGCTGGATGAGGAGGGACAGTTTCTGGTCAGAATAATTTACGATGATTCCAAAACCTATGACCTCGTTGCAGCTGCAAGCAAGGTCCTTA ATTTAAATGCTGGGGAAATTCTTCAAATGTTTGGGAagatgttttttgtgttttgtcaAGAATCTGGTTATGATACAATTCTACGTGTCTTGGGCTCAAATGTCAGAGAGTTTTTGCAG AACCTGGATGCTCTGCATGACCACCTTGCTACAATTTACCCGGGTATGCGAGCCCCTTCCTTCAGATGCACGGATGCAGAGAAGGGGAAGGGACTCATTCTGCATTACTATTCTGAAAGAGAAGGTCTGCAGGATATTGTCATTGGCATCATCAAAACAGTAGCTCAACAGATCCATGGTACAGAAATAGACATGAAG GTTATTCAACAGAGAAATGAGGAGTGTGACCACATTCAATTTTTAATTGAAGAAAAAGAATCTAAAGAAGAGGACTACTATGAGGACCTTGACAGATTTGAGGAAAACGGTACCCAAGAGTCTCGCATCAGTCCCTACACTTTCTGCAAGGCATTTCCTTTCCACATCATATTTGACAGAGATCTGGTGGTCACACAATGTGGCAATGCTATATACAGAGTCCTTCCACAG CTGCAGCCAGGAAATTGCAGTCTGCTGTCAGTTTTCTCCTTGGTCCGGCCTCATATTGATATTAGCTTCCATGGGATCCTCTCCCATATCAATACAGTCTTTGTACTGAGGACTAAG GAGGGGCTGTTGGATGTGGAAAAGTTGGAGTGTGAAGATGAACTGACTGGCACAGAAATCAGCTGCCTACGCCTGAAAGGGCAAATGATCTACTTGCCTGAAGCAGACAGCATTCTCTTTCTTTGTTCACCAAG TGTGATGAACTTGGATGATTTAACCAGGAGAGGTTTATATCTGAGTGATATCCCACTGCATGATGCCACCCGTGATCTGGTTCTTTTGGGAGAGCAGTTCCGAGAGGAATACAAACTGACCCAGGAGCTTGAGATCCTCACCGACCGACTGCAGCACACTCTGCGTGCACTGgaggatgaaaagaaaaagacagacAC GTTGCTGTACTCTGTTCTGCCGCCCTCAGTGGCAAATGAGCTGAGGCACAAGCGCCCCGTGCCAGCCAAGCGCTACGACAACGTCACCATTCTCTTCAGTGGCATTGTGGGCTTCAATGCCTTTTGTAGCAAACATGCCTCTGGAGAGGGAGCCATGAAAATTGTCAATCTTTTAAATGATCTTTACACAAGATTTGATATTCTGACTGATTCACGAAGGAATCCATTTGTTTATAAG GTGGAAACAGTTGGGGACAAGTATATGACAGTGAGTGGTCTGCCAGAGCCCTGCATGCATCATGCACGATCTATCTGCCACCTGGCTTTGGATATGATGGAAATTGCAGGCCAAGTTCAAGTAGATGGTGAGCCTGTACAG ATAACCATAGGAATCCATACTGGAGAGGTAGTCACAGGTGTCATAGGTCAAAGGATGCCACGGTACTGTCTCTTTGGAAATACCGTCAATCTTACAAGCAGAACAGAAACtactggagaaaagggaaagatcAATGTCTCTGAATACACTTACAG GTGTCTTATGACaccagaaaattcagatcctcAGTTCCACCTGGAGTACAGAGGTCCAGTTTCTATGAAGGGCAAAAAAGAACCAATGCAGGTTTGGTTTTTGTCCAGAAAGAGTACAGAGACAGAG